A genomic window from Balneola vulgaris DSM 17893 includes:
- a CDS encoding restriction endonuclease subunit S yields the protein MREDWDYRKIGDFLKTGAGGTPLKRHKEFYEGGNIPWLLSGEVGKKEIICAENYITEEGLNNSSAKLFPKNTVLVAMYGATAGETGILRFEATTNQAVCGILPNTKIISEFLYFCLLSKKDELIAQATGNAQPNISQIKIKNTEIPIPPLPEQQRIVEILDEAFEAIDQAKANVERNIQNAEELFQSKLNEVFSQRGEGWEETTLGKMCSVLNGYAFKSKEAIDSSNTQLLRMGNLYQNNLDLERRPVFYPDSYAEEYEKFVLSEGDLIMSLTGTVDKRDYGYTVEIPETDVTLLLNQRIMKIIIDKPDLINKSFLKGYLLSPFFLDKLYGTASGTRQANLSSQKIMKLPFYYPTDIEAQKKIVRVIQSLKEVTNSIVLNNKKRLSDIEELKKSILQEAFSGALTGGEPGFAGLQDAQDGMVTKAAEPEVEYNAEG from the coding sequence ATGAGGGAAGATTGGGATTACAGAAAGATAGGTGACTTTCTCAAAACTGGAGCAGGTGGAACTCCATTAAAAAGACACAAAGAATTTTACGAAGGAGGGAATATTCCTTGGTTACTTAGTGGTGAAGTTGGCAAAAAAGAAATTATTTGTGCCGAGAATTATATTACAGAGGAAGGACTAAATAATTCTTCTGCTAAACTATTCCCAAAGAATACTGTATTGGTTGCAATGTATGGTGCGACAGCAGGTGAAACTGGGATTTTAAGATTTGAGGCCACAACTAATCAAGCAGTTTGTGGTATTCTACCAAATACAAAGATCATCTCAGAGTTTCTGTATTTCTGTTTGCTGTCTAAGAAAGACGAGTTAATTGCTCAAGCGACTGGTAATGCTCAACCGAATATTTCACAAATAAAAATTAAAAATACAGAAATCCCCATCCCTCCACTCCCCGAGCAACAGCGCATTGTTGAAATTCTGGATGAAGCCTTTGAAGCCATCGATCAGGCAAAAGCCAACGTTGAACGCAACATCCAAAATGCGGAAGAGCTGTTCCAGAGTAAGCTGAATGAGGTGTTTTCCCAAAGAGGTGAGGGGTGGGAGGAGACAACACTTGGAAAAATGTGCAGTGTATTAAATGGTTATGCTTTTAAAAGCAAAGAAGCCATAGATAGTTCTAATACTCAGTTATTACGAATGGGAAATCTTTATCAAAATAACTTAGATTTAGAGAGAAGACCTGTTTTTTATCCTGATTCATACGCAGAGGAGTATGAAAAATTCGTTTTGAGTGAAGGTGATTTAATTATGTCATTAACAGGTACTGTTGATAAAAGAGATTATGGATACACAGTAGAAATACCTGAAACAGATGTAACGCTTTTACTGAATCAACGAATAATGAAAATCATCATAGATAAGCCTGACCTGATCAATAAGAGCTTTTTGAAAGGTTATTTATTGTCCCCTTTCTTTTTGGATAAACTTTATGGAACGGCAAGTGGGACAAGACAAGCAAACTTGTCAAGCCAGAAGATCATGAAGCTTCCTTTTTACTATCCAACTGATATTGAAGCACAAAAAAAGATAGTGAGAGTTATTCAATCGCTAAAAGAGGTTACCAATAGTATAGTACTTAACAACAAAAAACGACTCAGTGATATAGAAGAGCTCAAAAAATCCATCCTCCAGGAAGCGTTTAGTGGAGCGTTAACGGGGGGTGAACCAGGATTTGCAGGATTACAGGATGCACAGGATGGAATGGTCACCAAAGCTGCTGAACCAGAGGTAGAATATAATGCAGAGGGGTGA
- the hsdR gene encoding EcoAI/FtnUII family type I restriction enzme subunit R: protein MNEAETIQDLILPALNAAGWGKEGCRKRREFPITKGRLIGGGQRTKPLKADFVLEYRNRRIAVVEAKARNKYYTDGVGQAKEYAERLNIRFTYSTNGQRIYEVDMDTGEEREIDAFPSPQELWERLYPTILEYGAPPEEQIDWKQRFQDVPTELFKGQYSPYYYQENAIVKVLDAIAEGKDRLLLTMATGTGKTATAFHICWKLFEARWNLQRDGQRRPRILFLADRNILATQAYNAFSDFPEDAMKRIRPDEIKKKGRVPKNASLFFTIFQTFMSGPNDSPYFGDYPKDFFDFIIIDECHRGGANDESNWRAIMEHFSPAVQLGLTATPKRDVNIDTYEYFGEPLYTYSLKQGINDGFLTPFRLKEIQTTGDTYQFTPGDIVLEGAVDEEKEYTHEEQNRIIEIMDIEKYRVQKLLELINQNQKTIVFCATQIHAAAIRDLINQLSDSTNPNYCHRVTADDGKRGEQHLKQFQDNESTIPAILTTSEKLSTGVDAPELRNIVLMRKVNSMVEFKQIVGRGTRLFDGKDYFTIYDFYRSAHGKFNDPDWDGEPVAPEPLPLPYPPTPCNECGEIPCICVHEPKECEKCGNTPCVCDTPPRMMTRIKLSDGKARELDSMVKTSFWSPDGKPIGHEEFLNQLFGDLPSLFKSEAELRKIWSLPETRRRLLQELQEKGYTLEQLTDLKKLVRGEDSDLFDVLSYVAFHSKIVKRLERASYAKLHLENYNQKQQDFINFVLDQYIRDGVTELDDSKLPEHLALKYRALTNAKRELGNIPEIRNVFISFQEYLYDAKVG, encoded by the coding sequence TTGAACGAAGCGGAAACTATACAGGATTTGATTCTGCCGGCATTAAATGCCGCTGGTTGGGGTAAAGAAGGTTGCAGAAAACGTAGAGAGTTTCCGATTACTAAAGGCCGCCTCATTGGAGGAGGTCAACGCACTAAGCCTCTTAAAGCAGACTTCGTTCTAGAGTATAGAAATCGTCGCATAGCCGTTGTAGAAGCGAAAGCCCGAAATAAGTATTACACCGACGGAGTAGGGCAAGCCAAAGAATACGCCGAACGCCTAAATATCCGATTTACCTATTCTACCAATGGTCAACGGATCTACGAAGTAGATATGGACACCGGAGAAGAGAGGGAGATAGATGCCTTCCCAAGTCCCCAAGAGTTGTGGGAACGATTATACCCTACCATTTTGGAATATGGCGCACCACCTGAAGAGCAGATAGATTGGAAACAACGCTTTCAAGACGTGCCTACAGAATTATTTAAAGGCCAATACTCCCCCTACTATTATCAGGAGAATGCAATTGTTAAAGTCTTAGACGCCATTGCTGAAGGTAAAGACCGACTCCTGCTCACCATGGCTACCGGAACTGGTAAAACGGCCACCGCTTTTCACATATGCTGGAAGCTGTTTGAAGCCCGATGGAACCTTCAACGGGATGGCCAACGCAGGCCACGTATTTTATTCCTCGCAGATCGGAATATCTTAGCAACACAAGCATATAATGCCTTCTCTGATTTCCCAGAAGATGCCATGAAACGAATTCGTCCTGACGAAATTAAAAAGAAAGGGCGGGTACCGAAGAATGCCAGTTTGTTCTTTACCATCTTTCAGACCTTCATGAGTGGCCCCAACGATTCTCCATATTTTGGCGATTATCCAAAGGACTTTTTCGATTTCATCATCATTGATGAGTGTCACCGTGGGGGAGCCAACGACGAAAGCAACTGGCGAGCCATCATGGAGCACTTCAGTCCTGCCGTTCAGCTGGGTCTAACTGCAACACCTAAAAGAGATGTGAATATTGATACTTATGAATATTTCGGGGAACCCTTATATACCTATTCTCTCAAGCAAGGAATCAACGACGGTTTCCTAACTCCGTTTCGGCTTAAGGAGATTCAAACCACAGGAGATACCTACCAATTTACCCCTGGCGACATTGTATTAGAAGGGGCTGTGGATGAGGAAAAAGAGTACACCCATGAAGAGCAGAATCGAATTATCGAGATCATGGATATTGAGAAGTACAGGGTTCAAAAACTTCTTGAACTCATCAATCAAAATCAGAAGACTATAGTATTTTGCGCTACTCAGATTCATGCAGCCGCCATTCGTGATTTGATCAATCAGCTCTCTGATAGCACCAATCCAAATTACTGCCACCGAGTCACTGCCGATGATGGCAAAAGAGGGGAACAACACCTTAAGCAGTTTCAAGATAACGAAAGTACCATTCCTGCCATTCTCACCACTTCAGAGAAACTTAGTACGGGAGTAGATGCCCCTGAATTGCGGAATATCGTACTCATGCGTAAAGTAAACTCCATGGTTGAGTTTAAGCAGATCGTAGGACGAGGTACTCGATTATTCGATGGAAAAGATTATTTCACCATCTACGATTTCTACCGTAGTGCTCATGGCAAGTTTAATGACCCCGATTGGGATGGAGAACCGGTAGCCCCTGAACCACTCCCGCTACCTTATCCACCCACACCATGCAACGAATGTGGTGAAATTCCATGTATTTGTGTGCACGAACCTAAAGAGTGTGAAAAATGTGGTAACACTCCCTGTGTTTGCGATACTCCTCCGCGGATGATGACTCGCATCAAGCTATCCGACGGGAAAGCCAGGGAACTCGATTCAATGGTAAAAACCTCTTTTTGGAGTCCTGATGGGAAGCCTATTGGGCATGAAGAATTCCTGAATCAGCTATTCGGCGACTTACCTTCACTATTCAAAAGTGAAGCCGAATTAAGGAAGATTTGGAGCCTACCAGAGACCCGACGTCGCTTACTGCAAGAACTTCAAGAAAAAGGGTATACCCTTGAACAATTAACCGATCTGAAGAAACTAGTTCGTGGCGAAGACAGTGACCTCTTTGACGTCCTTTCCTATGTAGCCTTTCACTCGAAGATTGTAAAGCGACTGGAACGAGCGAGCTACGCCAAACTGCACTTGGAAAACTACAACCAAAAGCAGCAAGATTTTATCAATTTTGTATTAGATCAATACATCAGAGACGGAGTAACCGAATTAGACGACTCAAAGCTTCCAGAGCACTTAGCGCTTAAATATCGAGCTTTAACCAACGCTAAACGAGAACTAGGCAATATTCCAGAGATCAGAAATGTCTTTATCAGCTTTCAAGAGTATTTATATGATGCGAAAGTGGGTTGA
- a CDS encoding N-6 DNA methylase codes for MFEQAFKNIDDALWKDSGCDSELDYIGQSSWLLFLKYLNDLELVKADEAALQGKEYAFILAEKYRWTSWAAPKNEQGEIDYNKAQTGEDLVDFVDQKLFPYLREFKQGHIENPQSIEYKIGEIFSELKNKIQSGYIMRDVINHVDELPFLAAEDKHELSELYETKIKNMGNAGRNGGQYYTPRPLIRAMIEVVDPKIGETVYDGAVGSAGFLCEAYEYMYERMDKTTENLKTLQEQTFYGKEKKNLAYIIGIMNMILHGIEAPNIIHTNTLAEDIRSIQEKDRYNVILANPPFGGKERKEVQENFDIKTSETAFLFLQHFIKSLKAGGRAAIVIKNTFLSNTDNASISLRQYLLEKCNLHTVLDMPGGTFLGAGVKTVVLFFDKGEPTKNIWYYQFSPERNLGKTNPLNDEDLKEFKELIGDKPETEHSWNLKVADIPEDTCDLSAKNPNTPEEAPLRSPEEILTEMEALDEETQSLMQSIRELI; via the coding sequence ATGTTCGAACAAGCTTTTAAGAATATTGACGACGCACTTTGGAAAGATTCCGGATGCGATAGTGAACTGGATTACATTGGGCAGTCTTCGTGGCTACTCTTTTTGAAGTACTTAAATGATCTAGAGCTTGTGAAAGCCGATGAGGCCGCACTTCAAGGCAAGGAGTATGCATTTATCTTAGCTGAAAAATACCGTTGGACTTCCTGGGCAGCCCCAAAAAATGAACAAGGAGAAATAGATTATAACAAAGCTCAGACGGGCGAAGACTTGGTGGACTTTGTAGATCAAAAACTGTTCCCCTACCTAAGGGAGTTCAAACAAGGACATATTGAAAACCCCCAAAGTATTGAATACAAAATTGGGGAGATCTTCTCGGAGCTCAAGAACAAAATTCAGAGTGGCTACATCATGCGTGATGTAATCAATCATGTGGATGAACTCCCCTTTCTTGCAGCGGAGGATAAGCACGAACTCAGTGAGCTGTACGAGACCAAGATCAAAAATATGGGGAATGCCGGCAGGAACGGTGGACAGTACTACACTCCCCGGCCATTAATCCGTGCTATGATTGAAGTAGTAGATCCGAAAATCGGGGAAACCGTGTATGATGGCGCAGTTGGCTCGGCGGGTTTCTTATGCGAAGCGTATGAGTATATGTACGAACGCATGGATAAAACTACCGAGAACCTAAAGACTTTACAGGAGCAGACTTTTTACGGCAAGGAAAAGAAAAACTTGGCCTATATCATTGGAATCATGAATATGATACTGCATGGTATTGAGGCTCCGAATATCATTCACACCAATACGCTAGCGGAGGACATCCGTTCGATACAGGAGAAAGACCGATACAACGTGATTCTTGCCAATCCTCCCTTTGGCGGGAAAGAACGGAAAGAGGTGCAGGAGAACTTTGATATTAAAACCAGCGAAACTGCATTTCTGTTTCTACAACACTTCATTAAGTCGCTGAAAGCCGGTGGGCGAGCTGCCATTGTGATTAAGAACACCTTCCTCAGTAATACCGACAACGCCTCCATTAGTTTGCGGCAGTATTTACTAGAGAAATGTAACCTGCATACCGTCTTAGATATGCCCGGTGGCACCTTCTTAGGCGCGGGTGTGAAAACCGTTGTGCTGTTCTTTGATAAAGGAGAGCCGACGAAGAATATCTGGTATTACCAGTTTAGCCCTGAGCGGAATTTAGGGAAGACCAACCCTTTGAATGATGAAGACTTGAAAGAGTTTAAAGAACTCATAGGAGACAAACCTGAGACCGAACACAGTTGGAACCTGAAGGTAGCGGATATCCCTGAAGACACCTGCGACCTGAGTGCCAAGAACCCCAATACCCCGGAAGAAGCTCCGCTCCGAAGTCCAGAGGAGATTCTTACCGAAATGGAAGCACTGGACGAAGAAACTCAATCTCTCATGCAATCGATTCGGGAGTTGATATGA
- a CDS encoding 6-bladed beta-propeller, with product MIRQKNYLWVFALLIIYSCDTDSKTESFIASGTVNVNEARTFDSLEVVEELNLTELEIFYALKLEENNEHLFIRNGNNFDLLVVNKESFEDHSFISFREGRGPGEVLEITDYDVYEDKIYISDIRQTKVLIYDTTGVFINEFQTPNLLANRIQVINEDAILTFTMQLSSHVFHVFDAEGNVSKSFIPTEDELHYLMYSGDIYVSGNEVYFAGTSEPIIKKYSIDQERQIYSEEVIDGYDSSINYARNMDGDFISAGYTDGALYSSVSLTLTNKSVLNAVDPNGQKGYKYVDSYHRENGVYENSYELKYYPLLYGIESNDDYLYSIESDIENESTNWLIKYRFVKPEIDK from the coding sequence ATGATTCGGCAGAAAAACTATTTATGGGTGTTCGCTTTACTAATAATTTACTCGTGTGATACTGATTCGAAAACTGAATCATTTATTGCCAGCGGTACAGTGAATGTTAATGAGGCCCGCACATTTGATAGTCTTGAAGTAGTAGAAGAATTGAATTTAACGGAACTAGAAATCTTCTATGCCCTAAAGCTTGAAGAAAACAACGAGCATCTGTTTATAAGAAATGGGAATAATTTTGATCTATTAGTAGTAAACAAGGAGAGCTTTGAAGATCATAGCTTCATTTCTTTCAGGGAAGGTCGTGGCCCAGGAGAGGTTTTAGAAATTACCGATTATGATGTATATGAAGATAAAATTTATATATCTGACATTCGGCAAACTAAGGTCTTAATTTATGATACTACAGGTGTGTTTATCAACGAATTTCAAACACCAAATTTACTTGCAAATCGAATTCAGGTTATAAACGAAGACGCCATTCTTACCTTTACTATGCAGCTAAGCTCGCATGTTTTCCATGTATTTGACGCAGAAGGAAACGTATCAAAATCATTTATACCCACTGAGGATGAGCTGCATTATTTAATGTATTCTGGTGATATCTATGTGAGTGGAAATGAGGTTTATTTCGCAGGGACTTCAGAGCCAATCATTAAAAAATATTCCATTGACCAAGAACGACAAATTTATTCGGAAGAAGTAATTGATGGGTATGACAGCTCAATAAATTATGCTAGAAATATGGATGGTGATTTCATTAGTGCTGGATACACTGATGGAGCTTTATATAGTAGTGTAAGCCTAACTCTTACTAATAAAAGTGTACTTAATGCCGTAGATCCTAATGGGCAGAAAGGTTATAAATATGTGGATTCATACCATAGGGAAAATGGAGTTTATGAAAACAGTTATGAGTTAAAATATTATCCTCTTCTATATGGAATAGAATCCAATGATGATTATCTCTACAGTATTGAGTCTGATATTGAAAACGAGAGCACTAACTGGTTGATAAAATATAGATTCGTAAAACCTGAGATAGATAAATAA
- a CDS encoding transglutaminase-like domain-containing protein, whose amino-acid sequence MIKKKEIESLLYLMDDPDPFVQESVQQRFVELGESAVPLLDEYRVDLKQPAQKEKVSDLIHTLTFEGLQADFVLQLEQGIKNRKDLEDILFILARFGNPTLRTASYKERLDHFAEMVAPSIRYKLDERKKAKQLFKFVFEDLNFRGDTETYHNPANCFLDQVIERRVGLPISLSQIAMFIARRLDLPVFGVNMPIHFMLTFIGDKEEFLVDPYDKGAVVSYDQCYFFLKKNNIEPRPDFFQMASDMDILIRTIRNLIHSYERQEQLHKVEDLKALLSTAELFE is encoded by the coding sequence ATGATTAAGAAAAAAGAGATAGAATCGCTTCTTTACCTTATGGACGACCCCGATCCATTTGTACAAGAGAGTGTACAGCAACGGTTTGTAGAATTAGGTGAGTCGGCCGTGCCGTTATTAGATGAGTATCGCGTTGATCTTAAACAGCCCGCACAGAAAGAAAAAGTTTCCGATTTAATACACACACTAACTTTTGAGGGACTGCAAGCTGATTTTGTATTACAGCTTGAGCAGGGTATAAAAAACAGGAAAGATTTAGAAGATATACTCTTTATTTTAGCGCGATTCGGCAACCCAACGTTAAGAACTGCTTCCTATAAAGAGCGACTTGATCACTTTGCAGAAATGGTTGCACCAAGTATTCGCTATAAGCTTGATGAACGAAAAAAAGCGAAGCAGTTATTTAAATTCGTATTCGAAGATCTCAACTTTAGAGGTGATACCGAGACCTACCACAACCCGGCAAATTGCTTTTTAGACCAAGTGATTGAGCGTAGAGTAGGGCTTCCAATTTCATTGAGCCAAATTGCTATGTTTATAGCTCGTAGACTCGATTTGCCCGTTTTTGGTGTGAATATGCCCATCCATTTTATGCTTACGTTTATCGGCGATAAAGAGGAGTTCCTAGTAGACCCTTATGATAAAGGAGCGGTTGTTAGCTACGATCAGTGCTATTTCTTTTTGAAGAAGAATAACATTGAACCACGTCCTGATTTCTTTCAAATGGCCTCTGATATGGACATACTCATCCGAACCATTCGAAACTTAATACATAGCTATGAACGCCAAGAGCAGTTGCATAAAGTAGAAGACTTGAAAGCGTTACTGTCTACGGCTGAATTGTTTGAGTAG